GCGAGTGGTCACGTGTCGGGCCGGCCCCACTTTTAGAACGCTTCGGAGGCGGGGGAGAACTCCACCGTCGTGCCTAGCCCCCGCTCGCGGGCCCGCTCGTACAGGAGGAAGCCGGCGGCGACGGTCTCGATACCGGTGCCGCCCGAGTCGAAGACCGTGATCTCCTCCTCGGTGGTCCGGGCCTCGGCGACGCCGGCGACGATCTCACCCAGTTCGGCGTGGATGTGCGTCTCGTCGACGGCCCCCTCTTCCATCGCGAGGAGGAACGATCCCGCGTCCGTCGTCGCGCGCTTGCGGAGGTCCGGGACGTACGTCGCACGCTCGATCGTGGTCGCATCGAGTTCGCGTTTCTCGGCGTGGTACTGTCCCATCGCGGTGACGTGTGTCCCCGGTTCGAGGAGATCGCCGTCGAACACCGGCTCCGAGGCGGTCGTCGCCGTGACGACGATGTCGGCGTCCTCGACGGCGGCGGCCGCCGAGGCGACCGCCGCGACGCTCACGTCGAGTTCGCGGTCCATCTCGCCGGCGAACTGCTCGCGGTTCTCCTTCGTCGGGGAGTAGA
This Salinigranum marinum DNA region includes the following protein-coding sequences:
- a CDS encoding ornithine cyclodeaminase family protein; the protein is MTETLFLSSDDVAGLATPAEYVEAVRDGYRQRGEGAPAEPRTKFLPTDPPGMLTTYGAVLPDTGAMGGYMYSAGFGARDAWFVTPLFDADSGQLLAVVDGAHMNPYKTGAAGAVGVDALAREDAASLAVIGSGSQASGQVRAVATVRDLDTVWVYSPTKENREQFAGEMDRELDVSVAAVASAAAAVEDADIVVTATTASEPVFDGDLLEPGTHVTAMGQYHAEKRELDATTIERATYVPDLRKRATTDAGSFLLAMEEGAVDETHIHAELGEIVAGVAEARTTEEEITVFDSGGTGIETVAAGFLLYERARERGLGTTVEFSPASEAF